The Marinilongibacter aquaticus genome has a window encoding:
- a CDS encoding imelysin family protein — protein MIKLFNRTFLLTFLASAFLVACDKDNDEVDPQEEQDKLVASMKVELQENYADIVYANYLDAYNTAVALQEAIDALVQSPSESSLEAAKEAWLAAREPYGQTEAFRFAGGPIDDEDGPEGLLNAWPLDESYIDYVYDPNADELVYTGIINDLDTYPTLSKELLESLNESGGEENISVGYHAIEFLLWGQDLTAPAEKEPGMRPYTDFTTAENADRRKTYLTAVVDLLLEDLQEMVDEWNPQASGNFRETFLAMSADEAIKHILTGIGTLSKSELAGERIFTAYDNRDQEDEHSCFSDNTDRDIRLNAEGIANVINGTYTKVDGSAVSGTSFLELLSVVDGDFRNELGTQLANTVNAVDATASPFDFAISDDSTRPQVLDAVMQLRTLGDQIAEIGTKLGISVNTELPE, from the coding sequence ATGATAAAACTTTTCAATAGAACCTTTCTACTTACTTTCCTTGCGTCGGCTTTTCTTGTAGCCTGCGATAAAGACAACGATGAGGTGGATCCTCAAGAAGAACAAGATAAGCTTGTGGCTTCGATGAAAGTCGAATTGCAAGAAAACTATGCCGATATTGTCTACGCCAACTACCTCGATGCGTACAATACTGCGGTAGCTTTACAAGAAGCCATCGATGCTTTGGTACAATCGCCTTCAGAATCAAGTTTGGAAGCAGCCAAAGAGGCTTGGTTGGCAGCCAGAGAGCCTTATGGCCAAACAGAGGCTTTCCGCTTTGCGGGTGGGCCAATTGATGATGAAGACGGCCCCGAGGGCTTGTTGAATGCTTGGCCTTTGGACGAATCGTATATCGATTACGTCTACGACCCCAATGCTGATGAATTGGTGTATACAGGCATTATCAACGATTTGGATACTTACCCTACTTTGTCAAAAGAATTGTTGGAATCTTTGAATGAGTCGGGGGGAGAAGAAAATATCAGCGTGGGATATCATGCAATCGAGTTTTTACTTTGGGGACAAGACCTTACGGCTCCAGCAGAGAAAGAACCGGGTATGCGTCCGTATACCGATTTCACAACGGCTGAAAACGCCGATCGTCGTAAAACATATCTTACTGCGGTAGTGGATTTGTTGTTGGAAGATTTGCAAGAAATGGTCGACGAATGGAATCCTCAAGCTTCGGGCAATTTCCGTGAAACGTTTTTGGCCATGTCTGCCGATGAGGCCATCAAGCACATTTTAACAGGTATTGGCACATTGTCTAAATCAGAATTGGCGGGCGAGCGTATTTTTACGGCTTACGATAACCGCGACCAAGAAGACGAGCATTCTTGTTTCAGCGACAATACCGATCGCGACATTCGTTTGAATGCAGAAGGTATTGCCAATGTAATAAACGGAACGTACACAAAAGTTGACGGAAGTGCAGTGAGCGGCACTTCGTTTCTCGAGCTTCTTTCGGTAGTGGATGGTGATTTTAGAAATGAATTGGGCACGCAATTGGCCAACACCGTAAATGCGGTAGACGCCACCGCTTCGCCTTTCGATTTCGCCATTTCAGATGATTCTACTCGTCCGCAAGTACTCGATGCGGTGATGCAGCTGAGAACCTTGGGCGATCAAATCGCTGAAATCGGGACAAAGCTGGGTATTTCTGTAAATACTGAGCTGCCCGAATAA